The sequence CTGACTTAAAAGAATACTAGTAAACATGTAAAAAGTGTTTTTAACAATGGTGAAAGAATGTTTTTTACGCTAAATACACTGATTGATGAGGTGGGTTATCAAAATGAAACGTATCGCTGTTTTGACAAGTGGTGGGGACGCCCCAGGTATGAACGCAGCTGTTCGCGCAGTCGTTCGTAAAGGACTTTATGAAGGAATGGAAGTTTATGGTATCAACTATGGCTATGCAGGTTTAGTAGCCGGAGACATTCGTAAATTGACCAGAAGAGATGTTGGAGACAAAATTTCACGTGGTGGAACATTTCTTTATTCAGCTCGTTACCCTGAATTTGCAACTGAAGAAGGACAATTAAGAGGAATAGAACAGCTGAAAAAATTTGGCATTGAAGGTTTAGTAGTCATTGGCGGAGATGGGTCTTACCGTGGAGGTTTGGCTTTAGCTAAACATGGCTATCCAACGATCGGATTGCCTGGAACGATCGACAATGACATTCCGGGAACCGACTACTGTATCGGTTTTGATACAGCAATCAATACCGTTTTAGATTCAGTTGATAAAATCAGAGACACTGCAACGAGCCATGTGCGTACTTTTATCGTTGAAGTAATGGGCCGTAATGCAGGAGACATTGCTTTGTGGACCGGTGTTGCTGGCGGAGCAGAACAAATCATCATTCCAGAAAAAGAATTTAATATGGAAGAGGTTGCCAGCACGATACAAAAAGGACGCGAACGAGGTAAAAAACACAGCATTATTATTCTGGCTGAAGGCGTAATGAATGGCAATGATTTTGCTGAGAAACTATCTGAATATGGAGATCATCATGCACGCGTGACTGTCTTAGGACATGTGCAGCGTGGCGGTTCTCCTACAGCTCGTGACCGTGTGCTTGCAAGCATTTTTGGCGCTAAAGCAGTTGACCTTCTGAAAGAAGGCAAAGGCGGTTTAGGCTTAGGTATTATTGGTAGTAAAATTGTGGAAAATGATTTTGAAGATCTTTTACAAAATCAAAAACATATGCCTGATGTATCTCTGTATAAATTGAATCAAGAAATTTCTTATTAAGTTAACGAAATTTCCTATTAATAATGTGTATAAGATTTTAAAAAATGTTTATTGGGAGAGATTGCAGAATGAAAAAAACGAAAATAGTATGTACAATTGGTCCAGCTAGTGAAACAGTTGAGTTATTAGTTCAAATGATCGAAGCGGGAATGAACGTAGCTCGTTTAAACTTTTCACATGGTGACTTTGAAGAACACGGTGCTCGTATCAAAAATATTCGTGAAGCTTCAAAAATTGCTGGGAAAATGGTCGCTATCTTATTAGATACGAAAGGACCAGAAATTCGTACGCATAATATGAAAGATGGTCGAGTTGATTTTGTTTCTGGAGACGTTGTTCGTATTGCGATGGACGAAGTTGAAGGAACAAAAGAAAAATTTTCAGTTTCTTATCCTGATTTGATCAATGATGTTCACCCCGGTTCACATATTCTTTTAGATGATGGTTTGA is a genomic window of Carnobacterium sp. CP1 containing:
- the pfkA gene encoding 6-phosphofructokinase; translated protein: MKRIAVLTSGGDAPGMNAAVRAVVRKGLYEGMEVYGINYGYAGLVAGDIRKLTRRDVGDKISRGGTFLYSARYPEFATEEGQLRGIEQLKKFGIEGLVVIGGDGSYRGGLALAKHGYPTIGLPGTIDNDIPGTDYCIGFDTAINTVLDSVDKIRDTATSHVRTFIVEVMGRNAGDIALWTGVAGGAEQIIIPEKEFNMEEVASTIQKGRERGKKHSIIILAEGVMNGNDFAEKLSEYGDHHARVTVLGHVQRGGSPTARDRVLASIFGAKAVDLLKEGKGGLGLGIIGSKIVENDFEDLLQNQKHMPDVSLYKLNQEISY